One genomic window of Medicago truncatula cultivar Jemalong A17 chromosome 1, MtrunA17r5.0-ANR, whole genome shotgun sequence includes the following:
- the LOC25482861 gene encoding receptor-like protein kinase THESEUS 1 codes for MYFVRVHFCDIISNSLNNNMAFNLFINEAFAVRNLTLSSKAKGHAVPYYYDFISHASGNTMKVSVSINHDAMNETLNAIMNGVEILKISNNVSGLNEFSSFQSLPSSVPHSPKISLQRSRKLGIWLIIILTGCSVCVLAFLVFGGLSFYYLKACRRKKKSVTNFELPRHFTLLEMQQATNCFDAELIIGKGGFGKVYKGTLENGEVVAIKVANPESRQGLDEFHNEIELLSGLSHSNLVSLVGCCNEDSELILVYNYMANGSLSSHLYGRDFVPLSWKQRLMICLGAAKGLLYLHTGAKESIIHRDIKTTNILLDENLVPKVADFGISKKGPILDKSHVTTNVKGSFGYVDPEYFRTKFLTKKSDVFSFGVVLIEVICGKPALDDALPTQQMNLAMWALSCDKKGTFHEMMDPYLIGKVNMDSLNKVLELAWKCLEERRENRPPMGYVLCQLEEALHLELASHVSNENEDSSIHSSVGSGFTDEIEDVVNHSLLIQQLIC; via the coding sequence ATGTATTTTGTTCGGGTTCATTTCTGTGACATCATTAGCAATTCACTAAACAACAATATggctttcaatttatttataaatgaagcATTTGCTGTTAGAAATCTCACTCTTTCATCAAAAGCCAAGGGACATGCTGTGCCATATTACTACGACTTCATCTCGCACGCCTCAGGAAACACTATGAAAGTGAGTGTGAGTATTAATCATGATGCAATGAATGAAACGTTAAATGCAATCATGAATGGTGTTGAGATATTGAAGATTAGCAACAACGTAAGTGGCTTGAATgagttttcttcttttcaaagtcttccttctAGTGTTCCGCATTCACCAAAAATAAGTTTGCAAAGAAGTAGAAAACTAGGGATTTGGTTGATCATCATTTTAACCGGTTGCAGTGTGTGTGTTTTGGCATTTTTAGTATTTGGTGGACTATCATTTTATTACTTGAAAGCTTGCAGGAGGAAGAAGAAATCGGTAACTAATTTTGAGCTTCCGAGACATTTTACTTTACTTGAGATGCAACAAGCAACAAATTGTTTTGACGCTGAGCTAATAATTGGAAAAGGAGGATTTGGAAAAGTGTATAAAGGAACGCTTGAAAATGGAGAAGTAGTAGCTATCAAAGTAGCAAATCCTGAATCTAGACAAGGTCTCGATGAATTCCACAACGAGATTGAGTTGTTGTCTGGTCTTAGTCATTCAAACCTTGTCTCACTTGTAGGTTGTTGTAACGAAGACTCAGAACTGATTCTTGTGTACAATTACATGGCAAATGGATCTCTCAGCAGTCATCTATATGGGAGAGACTTTGTTCCTCTATCTTGGAAGCAACGCCTAATGATATGCTTAGGGGCTGCAAAGGGACTTTTATATCTTCACACTGGAGCTAAAGAAAGCATAATTCACCGTGACATAAAGACAACAAACATTCTCTTGGACGAAAATCTTGTACCAAAAGTTGCTGATTTTGGCATATCGAAAAAGGGTCCTATTCTTGATAAGAGTCACGTTACAACTAATGTAAAGGGTAGTTTTGGCTACGTTGATCCAGAATATTTTAGGACTAAGTTTCTAACTAAGAAATCAGATGTTTTCTCTTTTGGAGTGGTGTTGATTGAAGTTATATGTGGAAAACCTGCTTTAGATGATGCCCTTCCAACGCAACAGATGAATTTGGCAATGTGGGCATTAAGTTGCGATAAAAAGGGTACCTTTCATGAAATGATGGACCCATATTTGATTGGCAAAGTGAATATGGATTCTCTAAACAAGGTTTTAGAGTTGGCATGGAAGTGCTTGGAGGAGCGTCGGGAGAACAGACCACCGATGGGGTATGTATTATGTCAACTAGAAGAGGCTCTCCATCTTGAGTTGGCATCACATGTTTCGAATGAGAATGAGGATTCTTCTATTCACTCCAGTGTAGGAAGTGGATTTACGGATGAAATTGAAGATGTTGTTAACCATAGCCTCCTAATTCAACAACTCATTTGTTAA
- the LOC11429287 gene encoding receptor-like protein kinase THESEUS 1, whose protein sequence is MQVKFLTKKSDVFSYGVVLIEVICGKPALDDALPTQQMNLALWALSCDKKGTFHEMMDPYLIGKVNMDSLNKVLELAWKCLEERRENRPPMGYVLCQLEEALHLELASHVSNENEDSSIHSSVGSGFTDEIEDVV, encoded by the coding sequence ATGCAAGTAAAGTTTCTAACTAAGAAATCAGATGTTTTCTCTTATGGAGTGGTGTTGATTGAAGTTATATGTGGAAAACCTGCTTTAGATGATGCCCTTCCAACGCAACAGATGAATTTGGCATTGTGGGCATTAAGTTGCGATAAAAAGGGTACCTTTCATGAAATGATGGACCCATATTTGATTGGCAAAGTGAATATGGATTCTCTAAACAAGGTTTTAGAGTTGGCATGGAAGTGCTTGGAGGAGCGTCGGGAGAACAGACCACCGATGGGGTATGTATTATGTCAACTAGAAGAGGCTCTCCATCTTGAGTTGGCATCACATGTTTCGAATGAGAATGAGGATTCTTCTATTCACTCCAGTGTAGGAAGTGGATTTACGGATGAAATTGAAGATGTTGTTTGA